One window of Thermocoleostomius sinensis A174 genomic DNA carries:
- the chrA gene encoding chromate efflux transporter — translation MPQEPEMLSAPASIRFADLPPPEKQQRLQELATVFLKLGTIAFGGPAAHIAMMNDEVVRRRQWMPEQRILDLLGVTSLIPGPNSTEMAILIGNERAGWRGLMTAGICFILPAMLMVWGLAILYVRSQSIPQVEWVLYGVKPVILAVIAQALWKLGKKAIKDIPTAIAGVAAIAAYFLGLNEVLVLVLAGVGMMLLRNGQSNRHSTTGLFLLPVSSVLAQVNPTDAPRSVAWSNVFLFFLKVGAVLYGSGYVLLAFLQRDLVERWQVLSSQQLLDAIVIGEFTPGPVFTTATFIGYLLAGHAGAIAATLGIFLPSFLLVAIISPFAARLRQSRWTAGFLDGVNAGALGLMAAVTVTLLSAAIVDWSTASLAVLGLIAVFRFQVNSAWLVLAGAIAGLGMRGLGVGG, via the coding sequence ATGCCCCAAGAGCCAGAAATGCTGTCGGCCCCAGCTTCAATTCGTTTCGCTGACTTACCTCCACCGGAAAAGCAACAACGCTTGCAAGAACTGGCTACCGTCTTTCTGAAACTGGGGACGATCGCCTTTGGAGGACCGGCTGCACACATTGCCATGATGAACGATGAGGTCGTGCGGCGTCGCCAATGGATGCCAGAGCAACGAATCCTAGATTTGTTGGGTGTCACTAGCCTCATTCCAGGCCCCAACTCCACCGAAATGGCTATCCTAATCGGCAATGAACGAGCCGGATGGCGCGGCTTGATGACCGCAGGCATTTGTTTCATTTTGCCGGCCATGCTGATGGTGTGGGGCTTAGCTATCCTGTATGTCCGCTCGCAATCAATCCCTCAGGTAGAGTGGGTACTGTACGGTGTCAAACCGGTAATTTTAGCGGTGATTGCCCAAGCGCTCTGGAAACTGGGCAAAAAAGCCATCAAAGATATTCCCACAGCAATCGCAGGTGTAGCCGCCATTGCTGCTTATTTCTTGGGACTAAATGAAGTTCTGGTGCTTGTCCTGGCAGGGGTGGGAATGATGTTGCTGCGAAATGGGCAATCGAATCGCCACAGCACTACTGGTTTGTTCTTATTGCCCGTTTCAAGCGTTTTGGCACAAGTAAATCCAACTGATGCGCCGCGATCGGTGGCATGGAGCAATGTGTTTCTGTTTTTCCTCAAAGTAGGGGCCGTGCTATATGGCAGTGGCTATGTGCTCTTGGCTTTTCTGCAACGCGATCTTGTCGAGCGCTGGCAGGTGCTTTCGTCACAGCAATTGTTGGATGCCATTGTTATTGGCGAGTTTACGCCGGGGCCAGTATTTACTACCGCCACGTTCATCGGCTATCTGCTAGCGGGCCATGCCGGAGCAATTGCGGCGACCCTAGGAATTTTTCTGCCATCGTTTCTCTTAGTTGCCATCATCAGCCCATTTGCTGCTCGCTTACGCCAATCTCGCTGGACGGCTGGCTTTTTAGATGGGGTTAATGCAGGGGCGTTGGGGTTAATGGCGGCCGTTACAGTCACGCTCCTAAGTGCGGCGATCGTCGATTGGAGCACGGCCAGTTTGGCTGTGCTTGGCTTAATTGCGGTATTTCGCTTTCAAGTAAACTCGGCATGGCTGGTGCTGGCAGGAGCCATAGCAGGGTTGGGGATGAGGGGATTGGGGGTTGGCGGTTAG